In one window of Longimicrobium sp. DNA:
- a CDS encoding class I SAM-dependent methyltransferase, with protein sequence MDTSRARRMPLNTLAWNRVRYTLLAPLYDAVAGFRPQRKRSLELLDAQPGEQVLIDGCGTGADLAFLQADVQVVATDITPAMVERTRHRAQGLGRSVDARVMDAQALEFADATFDAVVLHLILAVVPDPVAAVREAARVLKPGGRAVVFDKWVPDDREPSLLRRAGNLVSGVVATEITRKLGPLVAATPLVVEHQEPAGAGGFFSITLLRKPASGEA encoded by the coding sequence ATGGACACCAGCCGTGCGCGCCGAATGCCCCTGAACACCCTCGCCTGGAACCGCGTCCGCTACACCCTGCTGGCTCCGCTGTACGACGCGGTGGCCGGCTTTCGGCCACAGCGGAAGCGGTCGCTGGAACTGCTGGATGCACAGCCTGGCGAGCAGGTGCTGATCGATGGATGCGGAACCGGCGCCGACCTGGCCTTTCTCCAGGCCGACGTGCAGGTGGTAGCGACGGACATCACCCCGGCGATGGTCGAGCGCACCCGGCATCGGGCGCAGGGGCTGGGCAGGAGCGTGGATGCGCGGGTGATGGATGCGCAGGCGCTGGAGTTCGCCGACGCCACGTTCGACGCCGTGGTGCTTCACCTGATCCTGGCCGTGGTGCCCGATCCCGTGGCCGCCGTTCGTGAAGCCGCCCGCGTGCTGAAGCCCGGCGGGCGCGCGGTGGTGTTCGACAAGTGGGTGCCCGACGACCGCGAGCCGTCACTGCTGCGCCGTGCCGGCAACCTCGTCTCCGGCGTGGTGGCGACGGAAATCACCCGCAAGCTGGGCCCGCTTGTAGCCGCGACCCCATTGGTGGTGGAGCACCAGGAACCCGCCGGGGCTGGGGGCTTCTTCTCCATCACCCTGCTGCGCAAGCCGGCATCCGGCGAAGCCTGA
- a CDS encoding XdhC family protein, which yields MPRRLTLADAVHHAREALAGGEAVVSVAVLSSVAAHGPAAGERISVWANRHEGTLGDLNLDEAALRIARTALAESDRPATHEIAGCTFYVEPHRAPPELVIVGAGHVARPLCRTGAMLGFRVTVLDDRPEFATRERFPEADEVRPARFDDPFRDVRIGRGTYLVLVTRGHKYDFEALRDVLHRPELPAYVGMIGSRRRTRAALEALAREGVSGDRLKTVHAPIGLHLGGETPEEIALAIAAEIVMVRRGGTGQPLRDRERVAERWVRSGG from the coding sequence GTGCCCCGGCGGCTGACGCTGGCGGACGCCGTTCACCACGCGCGCGAGGCGCTGGCGGGGGGCGAGGCGGTGGTGAGCGTGGCCGTGCTGTCGTCTGTCGCGGCGCACGGACCCGCGGCGGGGGAGCGGATCTCCGTTTGGGCCAATCGGCACGAGGGCACGCTGGGCGACCTGAATCTAGACGAGGCCGCGCTGCGTATCGCCCGTACGGCGCTGGCGGAGTCGGATCGACCCGCGACGCACGAGATCGCGGGCTGCACGTTCTACGTGGAGCCCCATCGCGCGCCGCCGGAGCTGGTGATCGTGGGGGCGGGGCACGTCGCCCGGCCGCTGTGCCGCACCGGCGCCATGCTGGGCTTTCGCGTGACGGTGCTGGACGACCGCCCCGAGTTCGCCACCCGCGAGCGCTTTCCCGAGGCCGACGAGGTGCGGCCGGCCCGCTTCGACGACCCGTTCCGGGACGTGCGCATCGGGCGGGGGACGTACCTGGTGCTGGTGACGCGGGGGCACAAGTACGACTTCGAGGCGCTTCGCGACGTGCTCCATCGCCCCGAGCTGCCGGCGTACGTGGGGATGATCGGCAGCCGCCGACGCACGCGGGCCGCGCTGGAGGCGCTGGCCCGTGAAGGAGTATCGGGCGATCGGCTGAAGACCGTGCACGCGCCCATCGGGCTGCACCTGGGCGGCGAAACGCCGGAAGAGATCGCCCTCGCCATCGCGGCCGAGATCGTGATGGTGCGGCGCGGGGGAACGGGGCAGCCGCTGCGCGACCGCGAGCGCGTCGCCGAGCGCTGGGTGCGGTCCGGCGGCTGA
- a CDS encoding ATP-binding protein: protein MTLEELRDSLEQLQRQGTEQTSVEAKRARDGVPKRIWETLSAFANTPGGGVLLLGVDEEAGFAPAGVANPAKIQADLGAVAAQMEPPLRPLLQVFDVDGASIVAAEVPELPASAKPCYYQGAGLPNGAFIRVGDGDRKLTPYEVQALFEARGQPRHDVEPLEGTALEDLDPGLVGGLLRRLRGRESGPYRSWTDEQVLRALKVLVPAADGTTVVSLQGWTCFAQYPQERFPNLCVTFLRYPTPEAGRPGPEGERFLDNVKVEGPVPVMVVETLRAIKRNMQRRGIVQGLFREDLWEYPETVLREALVNALGHRDLSPQARGSQVQVHMFPDRIEFQSPGGLFGPIQPDQLGEPGVQSSRNAFLMKVLEDLPPPGESRPLCENRGTGLTAMIEQLRRSGMSPPRFDVSLTRFRVVLPNHSLYDEETLRWLEDLAKGEPVSEAQRQALAFARHNGSLTNGDYCRVAGRDSRVATRELNELVDRGVLERTGAGRWSTYALRDRAEPGAAPRPRRDRADEIMDLLRSAGSMSAREIAAKLGLSASGARHWLSRLRRAGRIRSSARTPTSPETRYVLEETREA from the coding sequence ATGACGCTCGAAGAGTTGCGGGATTCGCTGGAACAGCTTCAGCGCCAGGGGACGGAGCAGACCAGCGTAGAAGCGAAGCGTGCGCGCGATGGCGTGCCCAAGCGCATCTGGGAAACGCTCTCGGCCTTCGCGAACACGCCCGGTGGCGGCGTACTCCTTCTGGGCGTAGACGAGGAGGCGGGGTTCGCGCCCGCGGGGGTCGCCAACCCGGCGAAGATACAGGCTGACCTGGGCGCGGTCGCCGCGCAGATGGAGCCGCCGCTCCGCCCCCTGCTGCAGGTGTTCGACGTCGACGGCGCCTCCATCGTGGCGGCCGAGGTCCCGGAGCTCCCCGCCAGCGCAAAGCCCTGCTACTACCAGGGTGCGGGGCTGCCGAACGGCGCCTTCATCCGCGTGGGGGACGGCGATCGCAAGCTCACGCCGTACGAGGTCCAGGCGCTGTTCGAGGCCCGCGGCCAGCCGCGCCACGACGTGGAGCCGCTGGAGGGAACCGCGCTGGAAGACCTGGATCCCGGGCTGGTGGGAGGGCTGCTGCGCCGCCTGCGCGGGCGGGAGAGCGGCCCGTACCGGAGCTGGACGGACGAGCAGGTGCTGCGGGCCCTGAAGGTGCTCGTTCCCGCCGCGGACGGAACGACGGTGGTTTCGCTCCAGGGGTGGACCTGCTTCGCGCAGTATCCGCAGGAACGCTTTCCCAACCTGTGCGTCACCTTCCTTCGCTATCCCACGCCGGAGGCCGGGCGGCCGGGCCCCGAGGGCGAGCGGTTCCTGGACAACGTAAAAGTCGAGGGGCCCGTGCCGGTGATGGTCGTGGAGACGTTGCGGGCCATCAAGCGCAACATGCAGCGGCGGGGCATCGTCCAGGGGCTGTTTCGCGAAGACCTGTGGGAATATCCGGAGACGGTGCTGCGCGAGGCGCTGGTGAACGCGCTTGGACACCGCGACCTGTCGCCCCAGGCGCGGGGCAGCCAGGTGCAGGTGCACATGTTTCCGGACCGCATCGAGTTCCAGAGCCCCGGTGGGCTGTTCGGCCCCATTCAGCCGGACCAGCTGGGAGAGCCGGGGGTGCAGTCGTCGCGCAACGCGTTCCTGATGAAGGTGCTGGAGGACCTCCCGCCGCCCGGCGAGTCGCGGCCGCTGTGCGAGAACCGCGGAACCGGCCTGACGGCCATGATCGAGCAGCTGCGCCGGTCGGGCATGTCGCCGCCTCGGTTCGACGTCAGCCTCACGCGGTTCCGGGTGGTGCTTCCCAATCACAGCCTGTACGACGAGGAAACGCTGCGCTGGCTGGAGGACCTGGCGAAGGGCGAACCCGTGTCGGAGGCGCAGCGGCAGGCGCTTGCGTTCGCCCGGCACAACGGGTCGCTGACGAACGGCGACTACTGCCGGGTGGCCGGCCGCGACTCGCGCGTCGCCACGCGCGAGTTGAACGAGCTGGTGGATCGCGGGGTGCTGGAGCGCACGGGCGCGGGACGATGGTCCACCTACGCGCTTCGGGACCGCGCGGAGCCCGGCGCCGCGCCGCGGCCCCGACGGGATCGCGCGGACGAGATCATGGACCTGCTCCGATCCGCGGGCTCGATGTCGGCGCGCGAGATCGCGGCGAAGCTGGGGCTTTCGGCCTCGGGCGCCCGCCACTGGCTCTCGCGCCTGCGCCGCGCCGGGCGCATCCGCTCGTCCGCACGCACACCCACGTCACCCGAGACGCGCTACGTGCTGGAAGAGACGCGCGAAGCTTGA
- a CDS encoding lysophospholipid acyltransferase family protein — MYEALMLKRLVSLWVWISAALVVLVWVPWLALVYAATVPSDPGRYAVGRWFRRAAVTLTRLNPFWKFRTTGFLVPDPRRPYVAVANHESIADIFLLSHLPWEMKWLSKEAIFKIPLMGWMMRMAGDIAVRRGDVKSRMQALDACRDRLGKRVSVMIMPEGTRSSTGEIQKFHDGAFRLAIETGSPILPIAVAGTRACITKGSWIVGRANAIAHVLPPIDTAGLTVDDVPALRDRVRELIIEARAGLLRELQSA; from the coding sequence GTGTACGAGGCCCTCATGCTGAAGCGCCTGGTTTCTCTCTGGGTCTGGATATCGGCCGCGCTGGTGGTCCTGGTGTGGGTGCCGTGGCTGGCCCTGGTGTACGCCGCCACCGTGCCGTCGGACCCCGGCCGCTATGCCGTGGGCCGCTGGTTTCGCCGCGCCGCCGTTACGCTCACGCGGCTGAACCCGTTCTGGAAGTTCCGCACGACGGGCTTCCTGGTTCCCGACCCGCGGCGGCCGTACGTGGCCGTGGCCAACCACGAGTCCATCGCCGACATCTTCCTGCTTTCGCACCTGCCGTGGGAAATGAAGTGGCTCTCCAAGGAGGCCATCTTCAAGATCCCGCTGATGGGGTGGATGATGCGGATGGCGGGCGACATCGCCGTGCGCCGCGGCGACGTGAAGAGCCGCATGCAGGCGCTGGACGCCTGCCGCGACCGGCTGGGCAAGCGCGTGTCGGTGATGATCATGCCCGAGGGAACGCGCTCGTCCACGGGCGAGATCCAGAAGTTCCACGACGGGGCCTTTCGCCTGGCCATCGAGACCGGGTCTCCCATCCTGCCCATCGCCGTGGCGGGCACGCGGGCCTGCATCACCAAGGGATCGTGGATCGTTGGCCGGGCGAACGCCATCGCTCATGTGCTGCCCCCCATCGACACTGCGGGGCTTACGGTGGATGACGTGCCCGCTCTGCGCGACCGCGTCCGCGAACTGATCATCGAGGCCCGCGCCGGGCTGTTGCGCGAGCTCCAGTCCGCCTGA
- a CDS encoding (2Fe-2S)-binding protein: MKDLVTLHVNGDTHEVAVPTHWTLLESLRYAVQLTGSKQGCDKGDCGACTVWLDGVPTLACITPVYEAVGQRVTTVEGLVGLRTAPGAPHPLQDAFDLCGAAQCGFCTPGILMSAAALLEENTAPTRDEIKDALSGNLCRCTGYTKILDAVEMAAATLREQAEVAA; this comes from the coding sequence ATGAAGGACCTCGTAACCCTGCACGTGAACGGCGACACGCACGAGGTGGCGGTGCCCACGCACTGGACGCTGCTGGAGTCGCTGCGCTACGCCGTGCAGCTAACCGGCAGCAAGCAGGGGTGCGACAAGGGCGATTGCGGCGCGTGCACCGTATGGCTGGACGGCGTTCCCACGCTGGCGTGCATCACGCCCGTCTACGAGGCCGTCGGGCAGCGGGTGACCACGGTGGAGGGGCTGGTGGGGCTGCGGACCGCTCCGGGCGCGCCGCACCCCCTGCAGGATGCGTTCGACCTGTGCGGCGCTGCCCAGTGCGGCTTCTGCACGCCGGGGATCCTGATGAGCGCCGCGGCACTGCTGGAGGAGAACACGGCGCCCACGCGCGACGAGATCAAGGACGCGCTCAGCGGCAACCTGTGCCGCTGCACCGGCTACACCAAGATTTTGGACGCGGTGGAGATGGCGGCGGCTACGCTGCGCGAGCAGGCGGAGGTGGCGGCATGA
- a CDS encoding nucleotidyltransferase family protein produces MIVGIVLAAGLSRRMGEPKALLRAAEGTFLDRVVRALAAACDRVVVVTGPDDQPAARDIREAATRLGASVAINPDRGSPQLPSLQAGLAAVPPETRAVIACPVDIPDVSPSLAAQLVRVFEESGAPVVLPSHGGKHGHPVLFARSVFGELARSDLPEGARTVVHAHLGELREVPVDALAADVDTPDDYRRWREAACPGG; encoded by the coding sequence ATGATCGTTGGCATCGTGCTGGCCGCCGGCCTTTCGCGCCGGATGGGCGAGCCCAAGGCGTTGCTGCGCGCCGCGGAAGGGACGTTCCTGGACCGCGTGGTCCGCGCGCTCGCCGCGGCGTGCGACCGCGTGGTCGTGGTGACGGGGCCCGACGACCAGCCGGCCGCCCGCGACATCCGCGAGGCGGCCACCCGGCTCGGTGCGTCCGTGGCCATCAACCCCGACCGCGGGTCGCCCCAGCTGCCCTCCCTGCAGGCGGGGCTGGCGGCGGTTCCGCCCGAAACGCGCGCCGTGATCGCCTGCCCGGTAGACATTCCCGACGTATCGCCCTCCCTGGCCGCGCAGCTCGTCCGCGTGTTCGAGGAGTCCGGCGCGCCCGTCGTGCTGCCCTCGCACGGGGGAAAGCACGGGCACCCGGTGCTCTTCGCGCGCTCCGTCTTCGGCGAGCTGGCGCGGAGCGACCTGCCCGAGGGCGCGCGCACCGTGGTCCACGCGCACCTGGGCGAGCTGCGCGAGGTGCCGGTGGATGCGCTCGCGGCGGACGTGGACACCCCCGACGACTACCGCCGCTGGCGCGAGGCCGCGTGCCCCGGCGGCTGA
- a CDS encoding TraR/DksA family transcriptional regulator, with product MTAVQQPLAPHEREMIRDELLRSLTKLERSLKSSGAAARPRDLEQDTVGRLSRVEALQNAGFTKNLEAREKAQLEQILSALRRLEDGSYGACNGCGAPIPFERLQIFPETLACGTCARG from the coding sequence ATGACCGCAGTACAGCAGCCGCTCGCCCCCCACGAGCGCGAAATGATCCGGGACGAGCTCCTGCGCAGCCTCACCAAGCTGGAGCGCAGCCTCAAGTCCAGCGGCGCCGCGGCCCGCCCGCGAGACCTGGAGCAGGACACGGTGGGCCGCCTGTCGCGCGTGGAGGCGCTTCAGAACGCGGGCTTCACCAAGAACCTGGAAGCGCGCGAAAAGGCGCAGCTGGAGCAGATCCTTTCGGCGCTGCGGCGGCTGGAAGACGGATCGTACGGAGCCTGCAACGGCTGCGGCGCGCCAATCCCCTTCGAGCGGCTGCAGATCTTCCCCGAAACGCTGGCCTGCGGCACCTGCGCCCGGGGTTGA
- a CDS encoding XdhC family protein, whose amino-acid sequence MIEDMAVFTAAEEAAREGRPVVLATIVRCKGSTPRGIGSKMLVDPERGLTGTVGGGCGEAEVIEAAREVVSTGEPRMLRIDLTEDLFSWSPAVCGGVFDVFLERV is encoded by the coding sequence ATGATCGAAGACATGGCCGTGTTCACCGCGGCCGAAGAGGCGGCGCGCGAGGGCCGGCCGGTGGTGCTGGCGACCATCGTGCGCTGCAAGGGCTCGACACCGCGCGGCATCGGCAGCAAAATGCTGGTGGACCCCGAGCGAGGGCTCACCGGCACCGTGGGCGGCGGATGCGGTGAGGCCGAGGTGATCGAGGCCGCTCGCGAGGTGGTGAGCACGGGCGAGCCGCGCATGCTGCGCATAGACCTGACTGAAGACCTGTTCTCATGGAGCCCCGCCGTCTGCGGCGGCGTGTTCGACGTGTTCCTGGAGCGCGTGTGA
- a CDS encoding DUF3667 domain-containing protein: protein MPDPTSAPPPFPSSSAAPPDARGEPPSPISPSRRQRWWAPETRRTPDRPCLNCGDTTVGFFCRNCGQRKADVRVSLRRMLMEVMDDQLSLNSTLPRTIGALLFRPGHLTAEYVQGRIMRYVPPFRLYLVTSVLFFILLPVVADVNRIADEVATETEQDDARERAQDSARIARQRARADSARARIAAVRRGEAPKDRTIAPPLPPVPPKPDSGRVDLNLAISDTNKVPGWLKPLNRRLQRTEDRLESMPPREALRTALAAMEENAPKGVFLMMPLFAFILKLLYVRRKRYYVEHFVFALHVHAMAFLLFTVGMVSRRLDWLPSVLALWMTLYVFLAMKKVYGQGIVRTFLKFCALGGAYTIFGMTVGAIATLMFAALSM, encoded by the coding sequence ATGCCAGACCCGACCTCCGCGCCGCCGCCGTTCCCCTCCTCCTCCGCCGCGCCCCCGGACGCGCGAGGCGAGCCGCCGTCGCCCATCTCACCCAGCCGCCGCCAGCGCTGGTGGGCACCCGAGACGCGCCGTACGCCGGATCGCCCGTGCCTGAACTGCGGCGACACGACGGTGGGCTTCTTCTGCCGAAACTGCGGTCAGCGCAAGGCAGACGTCCGCGTGTCGCTGCGGCGGATGCTGATGGAGGTGATGGACGACCAGCTGTCGCTGAACTCCACGCTGCCGCGCACCATCGGCGCGCTGCTGTTTCGCCCCGGGCACCTGACCGCCGAGTACGTGCAGGGGCGCATCATGCGCTACGTGCCGCCCTTCCGGCTGTACCTGGTGACGTCGGTGCTGTTCTTTATCCTGCTCCCCGTGGTCGCGGACGTGAACCGCATCGCCGACGAGGTGGCGACGGAAACCGAGCAGGACGATGCCCGCGAGCGCGCCCAGGACTCCGCGCGCATCGCTCGCCAACGGGCGCGGGCCGATTCTGCCAGGGCGCGCATCGCGGCCGTTCGGCGCGGCGAGGCGCCCAAGGACCGCACGATTGCCCCGCCCCTTCCGCCGGTCCCACCCAAGCCGGACAGCGGCCGCGTGGACCTGAACCTGGCGATCAGCGACACGAACAAGGTTCCCGGGTGGCTGAAGCCGCTGAACCGGCGGTTGCAGCGTACGGAGGACCGCCTGGAAAGCATGCCCCCCCGCGAGGCGCTGCGGACGGCGCTGGCGGCGATGGAGGAGAACGCGCCCAAGGGCGTGTTCCTGATGATGCCGCTCTTCGCCTTCATCCTGAAGCTGCTGTACGTGCGGCGGAAGCGGTACTACGTGGAGCACTTCGTCTTTGCGCTTCACGTGCACGCGATGGCGTTCCTGCTGTTCACGGTGGGGATGGTGTCGCGGCGGCTGGACTGGCTGCCGAGCGTCCTGGCGCTGTGGATGACGCTGTACGTGTTCCTGGCGATGAAGAAGGTGTACGGGCAGGGGATCGTCCGTACGTTCCTGAAGTTCTGCGCGCTGGGCGGCGCGTACACGATCTTCGGGATGACGGTGGGCGCCATCGCCACGCTGATGTTCGCCGCGCTGAGCATGTAG